Proteins from a genomic interval of Caulobacter sp. SL161:
- the trxA gene encoding thioredoxin — MSTVAVTDATFEADVLKSSKPVLVDFWAEWCGPCKQIAPALEQLSEELADVVTIAKVNIEDSPTTPSRYGVRGIPTMMLFRDGQMTSMKVGAMPKQKILEWLNEAGVQQPA, encoded by the coding sequence ATGAGCACCGTTGCGGTGACCGACGCCACCTTCGAAGCCGACGTCCTGAAGTCGAGCAAGCCCGTGCTCGTCGACTTCTGGGCCGAATGGTGCGGTCCGTGCAAGCAGATCGCCCCGGCGCTGGAGCAGCTTTCGGAAGAGCTGGCCGACGTGGTGACCATCGCCAAGGTCAATATCGAGGACAGCCCGACCACCCCGTCGCGCTATGGCGTTCGCGGCATCCCGACCATGATGCTGTTCCGCGACGGCCAGATGACCTCGATGAAGGTCGGCGCCATGCCCAAGCAGAAGATCCTGGAATGGCTGAACGAAGCCGGCGTCCAGCAACCGGCCTGA
- a CDS encoding bifunctional folylpolyglutamate synthase/dihydrofolate synthase, translated as MTDHLRAHDAALARLQALHPKLIDLSLDRMRRLCAALGDPQGRLPPVIHVAGTNGKGSTVAFLRAMAEAAGLSVHVFTSPHLVRFSERIRLAGTLITDDHLAEVLDRVERANAGQPITFFEITTAAAFVAFAEVPADLCVIEVGLGGILDATNVVTPKVSVIAPVDLDHREFLGDTIGQIAGEKAGIIKPGAPAVSARQHEEAEPVIEAAADRAGVSLTLMGRDFDAWGERGRLLVQMQDRLLDLPAPALPGEHQFANAGLAVAALLALGDSRIDEAAMARGLESTVWPARFQRLTAGPLAERAKAAGADLWLDGGHNPHAGLAVSRALADLAARDGRPVALISGLLANKDATGFFGAFRGVATKVFTVTFEGHAAASAADTAAAAELAGLRARACDSVAEALDHALELEPTPHVLICGSLYLAGEVLAMSPETWPT; from the coding sequence ATGACCGACCACCTCCGCGCCCACGACGCCGCCCTCGCGCGGCTTCAGGCGCTGCATCCCAAGCTGATCGACCTGTCGCTGGACCGGATGCGGCGACTATGCGCCGCGCTGGGCGACCCGCAAGGCCGCCTACCGCCTGTGATCCACGTGGCCGGCACCAACGGCAAGGGCTCGACGGTGGCGTTCCTGCGGGCCATGGCCGAGGCGGCGGGCTTGAGCGTCCATGTCTTCACCTCGCCGCATCTGGTGCGCTTTTCCGAACGCATCCGCCTGGCGGGAACCCTCATCACCGACGACCATCTGGCCGAGGTGCTGGACCGCGTCGAGCGGGCCAACGCCGGTCAGCCGATCACCTTCTTCGAGATCACCACGGCCGCCGCCTTCGTCGCCTTCGCCGAGGTTCCGGCCGATCTGTGCGTCATCGAGGTGGGTCTCGGCGGAATCCTCGATGCGACGAATGTCGTGACGCCCAAGGTCAGCGTGATCGCGCCGGTCGATCTGGATCACCGCGAGTTCCTCGGCGACACGATCGGCCAGATCGCCGGCGAGAAGGCGGGAATCATCAAGCCGGGCGCGCCCGCCGTCTCCGCCCGTCAGCACGAGGAGGCCGAGCCGGTCATCGAGGCCGCCGCTGATCGCGCCGGGGTTTCGCTGACGCTGATGGGCCGCGACTTCGACGCCTGGGGCGAGCGCGGCCGTCTGCTGGTCCAGATGCAGGACCGCCTCCTGGACCTGCCCGCCCCGGCGCTGCCCGGCGAGCACCAGTTCGCCAACGCCGGCCTGGCGGTCGCCGCCCTGCTGGCCCTGGGCGATTCGCGGATCGACGAGGCGGCGATGGCGCGCGGGCTGGAATCCACCGTCTGGCCGGCCCGTTTCCAGCGCCTGACCGCCGGTCCTCTGGCCGAGCGCGCCAAGGCGGCGGGGGCGGACCTCTGGCTGGACGGCGGCCACAATCCGCATGCGGGCCTGGCCGTCTCCCGCGCCCTCGCCGACCTGGCGGCGCGTGACGGCCGTCCCGTGGCGCTGATCTCGGGGCTCCTGGCCAACAAGGACGCCACCGGCTTCTTCGGCGCCTTCCGGGGCGTGGCGACCAAGGTCTTCACCGTGACCTTCGAGGGCCACGCCGCCGCCAGCGCCGCCGACACGGCCGCCGCCGCCGAACTGGCCGGCCTGCGGGCCCGCGCCTGCGATTCGGTGGCCGAAGCGCTCGATCACGCCCTGGAACTGGAGCCCACGCCGCACGTCCTGATCTGCGGCTCGCTGTATCTGGCCGGCGAGGTCCTGGCGATGAGTCCAGAGACTTGGCCGACCTAA